One part of the Burkholderia latens genome encodes these proteins:
- a CDS encoding sensor domain-containing diguanylate cyclase → MTVDLATLYLLAIGTLLASSAMTYWEHISHPKRGNELRMLAIGYAALGGGCALATFRRELLGAAGAAVSNLVILCGYLLVLHAVAMFNGRRYVRSSTGLLLLMGLTWTASTASTQTAIWLYVSAIPIALVSAMTALELTRCDGIPAVQSRRVAVAVTGIHALFYATRAFALPWLISVFGAGAQSIASKITMYEGVLYSVILPMTLLRLTREEIHGELLQESRTDYLTRLGNRRLFFEEGERVIHEHGIRRLPVTLLAFDLDQFKRINDCFGHKTGDEVLKSFADTVRSVVDAETSGVLARIGGEEFAALLPSYDTHRARTVAETVANRFAAISHGADGNRFRATVSIGLAESDRETASLTHLLSVADQALYRAKSLGGNRLVHATDEHTGHAAVF, encoded by the coding sequence ATGACAGTCGATCTAGCTACCCTCTACCTGCTGGCGATCGGAACCTTGCTTGCCAGTTCCGCCATGACGTACTGGGAACATATTTCACATCCCAAGCGCGGCAACGAACTGCGAATGCTGGCGATCGGATATGCGGCACTCGGAGGCGGCTGCGCGCTCGCGACATTTCGGCGCGAACTGCTGGGTGCCGCTGGCGCCGCCGTGAGCAACCTCGTGATTCTGTGTGGCTATTTGCTCGTTCTACATGCCGTCGCCATGTTCAACGGCCGACGGTATGTCAGAAGCTCAACGGGTTTGCTTCTCTTGATGGGGCTGACATGGACGGCCTCTACAGCATCCACTCAGACGGCCATTTGGCTCTATGTCAGCGCAATCCCGATCGCGCTCGTCTCCGCCATGACGGCCCTCGAGCTCACCCGATGCGATGGCATTCCAGCGGTTCAATCCCGACGCGTCGCGGTGGCCGTGACGGGAATCCACGCATTGTTCTATGCCACCAGAGCGTTCGCCCTGCCATGGCTGATCTCGGTTTTTGGCGCGGGCGCACAATCAATTGCCAGCAAAATCACCATGTACGAGGGAGTCCTTTATTCCGTTATTTTGCCGATGACGTTGCTCCGCCTGACACGGGAAGAAATTCATGGGGAGCTCTTGCAGGAGTCCCGTACCGATTACTTGACTCGCCTGGGTAATCGCCGGCTTTTTTTCGAAGAGGGAGAGCGGGTTATCCACGAGCACGGGATACGTCGGCTACCTGTCACGCTCCTTGCATTTGATCTTGATCAATTCAAGAGAATCAACGATTGCTTCGGGCACAAAACCGGCGACGAGGTATTGAAGTCATTCGCGGATACGGTTCGATCCGTTGTCGACGCAGAGACGAGCGGGGTTCTCGCGCGCATCGGCGGAGAAGAATTCGCTGCGCTGCTGCCAAGTTACGACACCCACCGCGCAAGAACGGTGGCAGAGACCGTCGCAAACCGGTTCGCGGCAATATCGCATGGCGCTGACGGCAATCGCTTCCGCGCTACCGTAAGCATTGGTCTGGCCGAGTCGGATCGTGAGACGGCTTCGCTTACCCACCTGCTCTCGGTTGCCGACCAGGCGCTGTATCGAGCAAAATCGCTCGGCGGCAATCGGCTCGTCCACGCGACGGACGAACACACCGGACACGCCGCAGTATTTTGA
- a CDS encoding carboxymuconolactone decarboxylase family protein yields MSKRLDYTQIAPAGVKALGHVYGYVMQSDLPPVLVDLVYLRVSQINNCAYCLDMHTRDLLKKGVQVEKLALVQAWREAGHLFDERERAALAWAESITLVAQTGVPNASYEAARAAFDERELVDLTIAVGLMNTYNRMAISFRNTPQAVMEQ; encoded by the coding sequence ATGAGCAAGCGTCTCGATTACACGCAGATTGCGCCCGCGGGCGTCAAAGCCCTGGGTCACGTCTATGGCTACGTCATGCAAAGCGACCTGCCGCCGGTCCTCGTCGACCTTGTCTACCTGCGCGTCTCGCAGATTAACAACTGCGCCTATTGCCTCGACATGCATACGCGCGACCTGCTGAAAAAGGGCGTGCAGGTTGAAAAGCTGGCGCTCGTGCAGGCATGGAGGGAAGCAGGCCATCTGTTCGACGAGCGCGAACGTGCGGCACTCGCCTGGGCCGAGTCGATCACGCTGGTCGCGCAAACCGGCGTGCCGAACGCGTCCTACGAGGCTGCACGCGCCGCGTTCGACGAACGCGAACTGGTTGACCTGACCATCGCAGTGGGTCTGATGAATACCTATAACCGGATGGCGATCAGCTTCCGAAACACACCTCAAGCCGTGATGGAACAGTAA
- a CDS encoding NAD(P)-dependent oxidoreductase, with amino-acid sequence MKTVGVIGLGNMGRGMAGSLRRGGYTVLGYDAAPGVARGLAEQEVLSARDSVAEVARDADVLLLSLPTSAVVEAVVVGAGGVLENARPGSIVIDTTTADPDSTRRVAAALAARGIGFVDGPVSGGPKGAATATMTMVLGGSDSDIAAVEPVLSVISAKRVHVGPVGAGHVTKLLNNLLTGVHLLVASEAVRTARAAGVDPEKLVEALNGGSGRNSATLTNYPTWIFNGKFDSGFTMKLMRKDVRLALGLLDQFDSVAPVAREAARVWAASELSVADGEDFNRIVDFLDPA; translated from the coding sequence ATGAAAACGGTGGGCGTGATCGGTCTGGGCAACATGGGGCGCGGCATGGCGGGTTCGCTGCGGCGCGGCGGCTACACGGTGCTGGGCTACGACGCGGCGCCGGGCGTGGCGCGCGGGCTGGCCGAACAGGAGGTCCTGTCGGCGCGCGATTCGGTGGCCGAGGTCGCCCGCGATGCCGACGTGCTGCTGCTGTCGCTGCCGACTTCAGCGGTGGTCGAGGCGGTGGTGGTCGGTGCGGGCGGCGTACTCGAGAACGCGAGGCCGGGCAGCATCGTGATCGACACCACCACGGCCGATCCGGACAGCACGCGGCGCGTGGCGGCGGCGCTGGCCGCGCGCGGCATCGGCTTCGTCGACGGGCCGGTGAGCGGCGGCCCGAAGGGCGCGGCCACTGCCACCATGACCATGGTGCTGGGCGGCTCGGACAGCGATATCGCGGCCGTCGAGCCGGTCCTCTCGGTGATCAGCGCCAAGCGCGTGCACGTGGGCCCGGTGGGCGCCGGCCACGTCACCAAGCTGCTCAACAATCTGCTGACCGGCGTGCACCTGCTCGTCGCCAGCGAGGCAGTGCGCACCGCGCGCGCGGCCGGTGTCGATCCGGAAAAGCTGGTCGAAGCGCTCAACGGCGGCTCCGGGCGCAACAGCGCGACGCTGACCAACTACCCGACCTGGATCTTCAATGGCAAGTTCGACTCCGGTTTCACCATGAAACTGATGCGCAAGGACGTGCGGCTCGCGCTGGGGCTGCTCGACCAGTTCGACAGCGTCGCGCCGGTGGCGCGCGAGGCGGCGCGCGTGTGGGCTGCCAGCGAGTTATCCGTCGCCGACGGCGAGGACTTCAACCGCATCGTCGACTTCCTCGACCCCGCTTGA
- a CDS encoding LysR family transcriptional regulator, which yields MSDTLTDSRIVYFYEAVRCGTIRAAADWLDVAPSAVSRQIGLLEKELDATLVERHARGVTPTDAGRCVIEYFREQLAHRDDLISRLQELRGLKTGQVSLVLGEGFVSDLLAGPMQQFCRQFPGIRVNLDVGSTNDVIRKISNDEGEIGLVYNPPAEPKLVSRASKRQPMMAIVGPDFPRRSHKVLTVQQLATYPLAATHPSYGTRQMMEAVEYAERVRLAPIITTNSFAILKEFVKSGLGISVMPAFAVAAELQAKELFAIEIAHPILENAEAHMVTRVGRKLSVAANKMLQMMTGQMRAFR from the coding sequence ATGAGCGACACCCTTACCGACAGCCGGATCGTCTATTTCTACGAGGCCGTGCGCTGCGGCACGATCCGCGCCGCGGCCGACTGGCTGGACGTGGCGCCCTCGGCCGTGAGCCGCCAGATCGGGTTGCTGGAGAAAGAACTCGACGCCACGCTGGTGGAGCGCCACGCGCGCGGCGTGACGCCCACCGACGCAGGACGCTGCGTGATCGAGTATTTCCGCGAGCAGCTCGCGCACCGCGACGACCTGATCTCGCGCCTGCAGGAGTTGCGCGGGCTCAAGACCGGGCAGGTCAGCCTTGTGCTCGGCGAGGGGTTCGTCTCGGATCTGTTGGCCGGGCCGATGCAGCAGTTCTGCCGGCAGTTCCCCGGGATCCGCGTCAACCTCGACGTGGGCAGCACCAACGACGTGATCCGCAAAATCTCTAACGACGAGGGCGAGATCGGCCTCGTCTACAACCCGCCCGCCGAACCCAAGCTGGTGTCGCGCGCGTCGAAGCGGCAGCCGATGATGGCAATCGTCGGCCCCGATTTCCCTCGCCGCAGCCACAAGGTGCTGACGGTGCAGCAACTCGCGACCTACCCGCTGGCGGCGACTCACCCGTCGTACGGCACGCGGCAGATGATGGAGGCCGTGGAATATGCCGAGCGCGTGCGTCTAGCGCCGATCATCACCACCAATTCCTTCGCGATCCTGAAGGAGTTCGTGAAATCGGGACTCGGCATCTCGGTGATGCCAGCCTTCGCGGTGGCTGCCGAACTGCAGGCCAAGGAGCTGTTCGCGATCGAGATCGCGCATCCGATCCTAGAGAACGCCGAGGCGCACATGGTCACGCGCGTGGGTCGCAAGCTGTCGGTGGCCGCCAATAAGATGCTGCAGATGATGACGGGGCAGATGCGGGCGTTTCGTTAG
- a CDS encoding aldehyde dehydrogenase family protein, with protein MTQHADQLLAAFAQFFPGASAIGSYIDGELVAGQGDTIQLYDAATGEATLAYRDAGAAVIDHAAESARRAQREWWALTHAARGRVMQEVARAVRAEAEAIARLEALGSGKPIRDCRGEVGKVAEMFEYYAGWTDKFYGSVIPVPTSHLNYTRREPAGVVLQITPWNAPVFTCGWQVAPAVAMGNGVLLKPSELTPFTSLAVARLGERAGLPRGLVNVLAGFGHTAGQAAIAHRVVSKVVFVGSPATGARIAEAAARRVLPCVLELGGKSANIVFADADLKRAALTAQAAIFAGAGQSCVAGSRLLVQRAVYDEFVAMVAAGAKKIRVGAPLDEATEVGPINNRKQYDHVMSMIESGVAAGATLACGSAERVGEGRGGYFVAPTVLTGVSNSMEVARTEIFGPVAAAIPFDTEEEAIAIANDTDFGLAGAAWTTDVARAHRVAAQVNAGTFWVNGYKTINVASPFGGYGMSGYGRSSGVEALYEYTQTKSVWVETAEAPATAFGYL; from the coding sequence ATGACCCAGCACGCAGACCAGTTGCTCGCCGCCTTCGCGCAGTTCTTTCCCGGTGCCTCCGCGATCGGCTCGTATATCGACGGCGAGCTCGTCGCCGGCCAGGGCGATACGATCCAGCTTTACGATGCGGCGACGGGCGAAGCCACGCTCGCCTACCGCGACGCCGGCGCAGCCGTGATCGACCATGCCGCCGAAAGTGCGCGCCGCGCGCAGCGCGAATGGTGGGCGCTGACGCATGCCGCGCGCGGTCGCGTGATGCAGGAAGTGGCGCGCGCGGTCCGCGCCGAGGCCGAGGCGATCGCGCGGCTGGAGGCGCTCGGCTCGGGCAAGCCGATTCGCGACTGCCGCGGCGAGGTAGGCAAGGTCGCCGAGATGTTTGAGTACTACGCGGGTTGGACCGACAAGTTCTACGGCAGCGTGATCCCGGTGCCGACCTCGCACCTCAACTACACGCGCCGCGAGCCGGCCGGCGTGGTGCTGCAGATCACGCCCTGGAACGCGCCGGTGTTCACCTGCGGCTGGCAGGTGGCGCCCGCGGTGGCGATGGGCAACGGCGTGCTGCTCAAGCCCTCGGAGCTGACACCCTTCACGTCGCTGGCGGTCGCCCGGCTCGGCGAGCGGGCCGGGCTGCCGCGTGGCCTGGTCAACGTGCTGGCTGGCTTCGGCCATACCGCGGGGCAGGCCGCGATCGCGCATCGCGTGGTCAGCAAGGTGGTGTTCGTCGGTTCGCCGGCGACCGGTGCGCGCATCGCCGAGGCCGCCGCGCGCCGCGTACTGCCGTGCGTGCTGGAGCTGGGCGGCAAGTCGGCCAATATCGTGTTCGCGGATGCCGATCTCAAGCGCGCCGCGCTGACCGCCCAGGCCGCGATCTTCGCCGGCGCGGGCCAGAGTTGCGTGGCCGGCTCGCGTCTGCTGGTGCAGCGCGCCGTCTACGACGAATTCGTCGCGATGGTGGCGGCCGGCGCGAAGAAGATCCGTGTCGGCGCACCGCTCGACGAGGCGACCGAGGTAGGCCCGATCAACAATCGCAAACAGTATGACCACGTGATGTCGATGATCGAGAGCGGCGTGGCGGCTGGCGCCACGCTCGCATGCGGCTCGGCCGAGCGCGTCGGGGAAGGCCGCGGCGGCTACTTCGTCGCGCCGACCGTGTTGACCGGCGTGTCTAACTCGATGGAGGTTGCGCGCACCGAGATCTTCGGGCCGGTGGCGGCCGCCATCCCGTTCGACACCGAGGAGGAGGCGATCGCGATCGCCAACGACACCGACTTCGGCCTGGCCGGTGCGGCCTGGACGACCGACGTGGCGCGTGCGCATCGTGTGGCCGCGCAGGTGAATGCCGGCACCTTCTGGGTCAACGGCTACAAGACCATCAACGTGGCTTCCCCGTTCGGCGGCTACGGCATGAGCGGCTACGGCCGCTCGAGCGGGGTCGAGGCACTGTACGAATACACGCAGACCAAGAGCGTATGGGTCGAGACGGCCGAAGCGCCGGCCACCGCATTCGGTTATCTGTAA